In one Corallincola holothuriorum genomic region, the following are encoded:
- a CDS encoding Ig-like domain-containing protein: MKYLKQGLLLSAVLSTSLVTTHIANALSPAEEEPRPLTLIEKSVWGSASYSRVQAIEGNIYTGSQSTIDVLAYSDTNEFTLVDQLTTAAHGVDWLLNEANSEYVFRLQSNDSAGITLATYTQSDLADGDDEQLALDTYAITQTLSKSGAIIKDGYIYFNAGDNGLYIFDVRDPLNIEQVNLAAIVEFNDQMVVSGNTLYIFPEYTDGNSTLVTTYDISDKQRLVKTDEITVEGISFAREYTTDENNLYLSTYNKLFAIHFDDHDVDLIATDYSEVYYLTAANGYLYRGTNHYTGLIEVYDTQSGTPVHVTTIPGTQSFASDAVIADNNLYIATETGVYTYDLTDPEQPSAIGSFSQSGRVGKVIKQDDSLLLAHDRGGLKSLPLTEDMKIDDTAVDFINTEAAYTVVTEGNLVYTANENGKMESWDATNPTSLVLISDVQTIGSGVLQSLIDGDDLILGTNGGITLIDKSASGLMQNVRSIQLQIIDNSNAYIYDMLLHEEILYLATTVGLQLVDLNDKQAPTLIGIVNPTGEITQDRDNTYSDAVRGLTIQNGKLYSAGSGVYEGVLEWDISIPGSPKSTLAYPDHFGVYSLASFEDSFLLTLNGNGEIEVFELDNLAGDPVTTLQTTAYEYDAGLTLFDNMLVADSAGGGQVTTIEINKAPTIVESTLQATEDTVLNGSFSVENEVDEEVSFELYGSAVEGVFSVDESGDYQFTPAANSTTAGLVTVQVVDVHGGSSLKQIAIEVAAVNDAPIVEDESASTIQGRPVSGQFVASDIEGSVLSYDVTLQPAQGVLTVNAQGSYTYTPNTTAVIGVDSAEVTVTDAEGAASIITLAIQVNLNTPPTVENAATNTIQGRSVSGTLTASDVEGSTLSYEVTTQPLQGTLTVNTQGSYDYTPNDATFVGSDTAEVTVTDTEGASSVVEVTIQVVENTPPSIAPVSASGTQDKPLTYTITASDADTDTLTYSVSRPPANGTVVLNQDGSFTYQPNEDYVGTDSFEVTVTDPNGAEAKADVSVDLAEASSGGGGGSFGLITLIALALLGWRRRLAA; this comes from the coding sequence ATGAAGTACTTAAAGCAAGGACTGCTCTTATCTGCAGTATTATCTACGTCACTCGTCACCACACATATCGCCAACGCCCTTTCTCCCGCCGAGGAAGAGCCTAGACCACTGACTCTAATAGAAAAATCTGTTTGGGGATCGGCTAGCTACTCGCGAGTTCAAGCCATCGAAGGCAATATTTATACCGGCTCACAGTCTACTATTGATGTATTAGCTTATTCCGATACAAATGAATTTACGCTAGTAGATCAGCTAACAACAGCCGCACACGGTGTAGATTGGTTGTTAAACGAGGCCAACTCTGAATATGTTTTCCGCCTTCAAAGTAATGATAGCGCGGGTATTACACTCGCCACATATACACAAAGTGATCTGGCCGATGGAGATGACGAGCAGTTAGCACTCGATACCTATGCCATCACCCAAACACTGAGTAAATCGGGTGCCATCATCAAAGATGGTTATATCTATTTCAATGCCGGTGACAATGGACTTTATATCTTTGACGTCCGCGATCCCCTCAATATTGAACAGGTCAATCTGGCCGCTATCGTCGAGTTCAACGACCAGATGGTCGTATCGGGAAACACGCTGTATATCTTTCCAGAGTATACGGATGGCAACTCTACGCTGGTTACCACATACGATATAAGTGATAAGCAAAGGTTAGTAAAAACAGATGAAATCACGGTGGAGGGCATTAGCTTTGCACGGGAGTACACGACCGATGAAAACAACCTATATCTGTCGACCTATAACAAGCTCTTTGCAATTCATTTTGATGATCATGATGTAGACCTCATCGCCACAGATTATAGCGAGGTTTACTATTTAACCGCTGCAAATGGATATCTCTATCGCGGCACTAATCATTACACCGGCCTTATTGAAGTGTATGACACCCAAAGCGGCACCCCCGTGCATGTCACGACCATACCTGGCACTCAGAGCTTTGCCAGCGATGCAGTGATCGCGGATAACAACCTCTACATAGCGACAGAGACGGGCGTTTATACCTATGACTTGACCGATCCAGAACAACCATCAGCCATCGGTTCATTCAGCCAATCCGGTAGAGTGGGTAAAGTGATCAAACAGGATGACTCACTTCTCCTTGCACACGACCGAGGAGGGTTGAAATCTCTGCCACTGACCGAGGATATGAAGATAGATGATACCGCGGTCGATTTTATTAACACAGAAGCTGCTTATACTGTCGTGACTGAGGGTAACCTCGTATACACGGCCAATGAAAATGGCAAAATGGAAAGTTGGGACGCAACAAATCCTACAAGCCTCGTATTAATCAGTGACGTTCAAACCATAGGTAGCGGCGTTCTACAAAGCCTGATTGATGGTGACGACCTGATCCTAGGGACAAATGGTGGTATTACCCTAATAGACAAATCTGCGTCAGGACTAATGCAAAATGTACGCAGTATTCAACTGCAAATAATCGATAATTCAAATGCGTATATTTACGACATGCTACTGCACGAAGAAATACTATATCTGGCAACCACGGTTGGCCTGCAGCTCGTTGATTTAAACGACAAACAAGCACCAACGCTCATAGGAATTGTTAATCCAACAGGTGAAATCACACAGGATCGAGACAATACCTATTCTGATGCAGTCCGAGGGCTAACGATACAAAATGGCAAACTCTATAGCGCCGGCAGCGGTGTATATGAAGGGGTCCTAGAGTGGGATATCAGCATTCCTGGCAGCCCCAAGTCTACCCTGGCCTATCCTGATCACTTTGGCGTTTACTCGTTAGCCAGCTTTGAAGATAGCTTTCTGCTAACGCTGAATGGGAACGGTGAAATTGAGGTATTTGAATTGGATAACCTCGCTGGCGATCCTGTCACAACGCTACAAACCACTGCATATGAATACGATGCAGGGCTGACATTGTTTGACAATATGTTAGTTGCCGACAGCGCTGGCGGCGGACAAGTCACCACCATCGAAATTAACAAAGCACCAACCATTGTTGAATCAACCCTTCAAGCAACGGAAGACACCGTACTCAATGGCTCTTTCAGCGTAGAAAATGAAGTAGACGAAGAGGTCTCTTTTGAACTCTATGGTAGTGCCGTTGAAGGTGTATTTAGCGTCGATGAATCAGGAGATTATCAATTCACTCCTGCAGCCAACTCAACAACAGCAGGTCTGGTTACCGTCCAAGTGGTTGATGTTCATGGTGGAAGTAGCCTTAAACAAATCGCTATTGAAGTGGCCGCGGTGAATGACGCACCAATCGTTGAAGACGAGTCTGCCAGCACCATTCAGGGACGACCGGTATCGGGACAATTCGTCGCCAGCGATATCGAAGGATCTGTTCTAAGCTACGACGTCACCTTGCAGCCAGCGCAAGGCGTATTAACCGTCAATGCACAGGGGAGTTATACCTACACGCCAAACACCACTGCCGTTATCGGTGTCGACAGCGCTGAAGTAACGGTTACAGATGCAGAAGGCGCAGCATCAATCATTACCTTAGCGATACAAGTAAACCTCAACACGCCACCGACGGTTGAAAATGCTGCAACAAATACAATTCAAGGGCGTTCTGTTTCTGGGACTTTAACTGCCAGCGATGTTGAGGGATCGACATTAAGCTATGAAGTCACAACGCAGCCATTACAAGGCACATTAACAGTCAATACCCAAGGCAGTTACGATTACACACCAAACGATGCGACGTTTGTCGGAAGCGATACCGCTGAAGTCACGGTCACGGACACAGAAGGTGCATCCTCGGTGGTAGAAGTGACCATCCAGGTTGTAGAAAACACACCGCCAAGCATCGCTCCGGTGAGTGCCAGCGGCACACAAGACAAGCCCCTCACCTATACCATTACAGCCAGTGACGCAGATACCGATACTCTCACCTACTCTGTCTCTCGCCCACCAGCCAATGGCACAGTGGTACTTAATCAGGACGGTAGCTTTACCTACCAACCAAATGAGGACTATGTCGGGACGGATAGCTTTGAAGTAACAGTAACCGACCCCAACGGAGCTGAAGCCAAAGCCGACGTCAGCGTAGATTTGGCGGAAGCATCTAGCGGCGGTGGGGGGGGTTCATTCGGGCTAATTACTCTGATTGCACTTGCACTGCTTGGGTGGCGCCGACGGCTTGCAGCGTAA
- the pulA gene encoding pullulanase-type alpha-1,6-glucosidase: MIWSKFGKALLMLLIAAGLSACNDRKIEDEVFYFVLPDRFHNGDTSNDTGGIDGEKQDHGYDPADKRYYHGGDLNGLIKKLPYLDQMGITAIWMTPVFKNMPTVDNSAGYHGYWTIDYTQIDPHWGSNDELQTLIDKAHKRDIKVFFDIVINHTADVIRFQECHNADGSLIDPETGCPYRSLDEIATNPYTPFALPGMEEVKVPAWLNDFEYYHNQGDSTFSGENSFNGDFFGLDDLKTEHPDVVNGMVDLFKYWISEYRMDGFRVDTVKHVNIEFWQQWTPAIMAHAEDEGLDDFFVFGEVFEGHPKDLSVYSTKGQLPSVLDFGLYYAIRDVVADSQGTDRLQWIFDRDDYYTDADSNASQLLTFSGNHDVGRIGQQIDIFNPEASEEERLARAELANSILFLARGVPVVYYGDEQGFTGDGNDADAREDMMPSLVEEFNDNDLIGTDDTTADDNFNKRHPLYKNVKALSKLLDKYNGLRRGDQYARYSSATPGIFAFSRMDSDERREYLVAFNTSTEEQSFSTDVDGSRYARIWPKPGEKLTPDADGQLTLTVPALSAVVYLSMDKIAKPDDTPALLFSTLTDGAMVMDRVEVAVTMAHEVPAAYPGLYGVDFEASVDGGDWIFIGHDAAPPYRVYFDATELADGTPVSFRATATNVLDESVIEVTTEIGAVEGMTILFEKPEEWEAPNLYWWAAAPQADTSWPGVTMEHVIENWYQFKFDDGVTSANMIFNDGAGQQTTDLYREGDGCYTIDAGWQDSCDLPEPGITLYFKQPDGWADTINLYYWNAAPADDASWPGVAMELIGEGWYKYQLPTDVAMANMIFNDGSGNQTGDLYHEGDGCYENDAWIVDCEPPQAGIKLYFKKPIDWTDGINLYYWDAAPAPAVDWPGVAMTDEGNDWYSYQMPLNVTMANMIFNDGSGNQTSDLYRDADGCYENSEWIDSCDITGSEPGFTVYVRRPLSWNVPNIYFWGTANDPAWPGAEMTAIGDDWYSYQFADGVSAANVIFNDLTGNQTTDLYRDADGCYDIETNEWSDSCAIPGFTAYLEKPDAWAAPNLYFWSPGPTNAPNVGWPGDAMTDLGSNWFSYQFPAGVQYANLIFNDGTGQQTSDLFREGDGCYSVAEGDWTDSCDYPKPGLKLYFKKPGDWGGDVNLYYWEADPAPAVDWPGAAMTSLGDDWYLFEFPQGVDSANLIFNDGAGNQTTDLFRDGDGCFGEFSEDWRNSCITPDSSTDVEIQNASAHWVALNSLLWTPSDSRWARVELVSAQSQSIVVVDNQLQNVETSVTLSAGASIPADIAEKAPHLTGLDAWSIDAIDATVADQLLKGHLLLAAYDSNDFLLEVTRVQTPWVLDQLYAYDGQLGLYFEQGQPHISVWAPTAQNVQLIPSSDAVSDGTAITASSVANGVWHFVGDASWDLMYYQFEVSVFHHLSDQLETFRVTDPYSVSLSTDSRYSQVVNLSDASLKPAGWDGIQKALPPHSDITVYEGHVRDFSAFDTAVPAAHRGKYLAFTYNGVDSAPLSAGMAHLQALQAAGLSHFHLLPVNDLGSIREDGTMRADLDDPYSKLCALVTTPAVQARCGDFDGLTLGEALTQLKDADPLNAEIQAILYEPRSDAAVSVDGFNWGYDPYHFNALEGSYATDPQGTARIVEFRELVKALDEVDLNVVVDVVYNHTFASGLSNQSVLDKVVPGYYHRRNPFSGDVEMSTCCDNTATEHEMMGKLLTDTLVHWAKHYKIDAFRFDLMGHIPKAVMVEAQATLQTLTLATDGVDGANIYLYGEGWDFGEVSGDQRFEQATQFNMAGTGIGTFNDRLRDAVRGGNFTDRGAAQGFANGNELFWNGRAPGASSLVDQADRIRIGMAGNLQTYPFVDNTGTTTDGLSYSGVGYNLDPQEAVNYVDKHDNETLWDNTQAKLPDDISIAERVRVQALSQSFVNLGQGIPFHQMASDLARSKSMDRNSFDSGDWFNKIDFTKQSNNWAVGLPPAEANEARWTRMAEIMSNSNTVAQASHIEMATSLFQQQLQLRYDSKLFRLDTAEQVEQRLAYWNTGPDQAAGIIAMSVSDGVCSGNDLDPSYDGILVLFNADRVNRDITLNELPGLTLHSIQQNGADAVVKTASVDGATYSLPALTAAVFVQEQGAAQGEFPCNPSYGAVTEPGFTVYFKKPATWADPNIYYWDTAPESYSVDWPGAAMLPLGDDWFSFEMPAGVESANMIFNDGAGNQTGDLYREGEGCYEADTWSDSCTLPGLSFWFEKPTDWTDEVYLYFWGASVDGPGWPGIQMTDLGNGWFFFQLPEGARSTNLIFNDANGSGNQTSDLFRTANGCYSTVSGWSDSCDLP, from the coding sequence ATGATTTGGTCTAAATTCGGCAAAGCGCTACTCATGCTGCTCATTGCAGCGGGACTAAGCGCCTGTAACGATCGCAAGATAGAAGATGAAGTGTTCTACTTTGTGCTACCTGATCGCTTTCACAACGGCGATACCAGCAATGATACCGGCGGTATCGACGGCGAAAAGCAAGATCATGGCTATGATCCGGCTGATAAACGTTACTACCACGGTGGTGACCTCAACGGCTTGATTAAAAAGTTACCCTATCTGGATCAGATGGGCATCACTGCGATCTGGATGACGCCAGTATTCAAAAATATGCCCACCGTAGATAACTCTGCGGGCTACCATGGCTACTGGACCATCGATTACACCCAAATCGATCCGCATTGGGGCAGTAACGACGAACTACAAACCTTGATAGACAAAGCGCATAAGCGTGATATCAAGGTGTTTTTCGATATTGTCATCAACCATACTGCTGATGTGATCCGTTTTCAGGAATGCCATAACGCCGACGGCTCACTGATCGATCCGGAAACCGGCTGTCCTTATCGCTCTCTGGATGAAATAGCGACCAATCCTTACACCCCGTTTGCCCTGCCCGGCATGGAAGAGGTGAAGGTTCCTGCTTGGTTAAATGATTTTGAGTACTACCACAATCAGGGTGATAGCACTTTCAGTGGTGAGAACTCATTCAATGGTGACTTCTTCGGTCTGGATGATCTGAAAACAGAACATCCAGATGTCGTTAACGGCATGGTTGATCTGTTTAAATATTGGATCAGCGAATACCGCATGGACGGCTTTCGTGTCGATACCGTAAAGCATGTAAATATTGAGTTCTGGCAACAGTGGACCCCGGCCATTATGGCTCACGCTGAAGATGAAGGGCTGGACGACTTCTTCGTATTTGGCGAAGTATTTGAAGGTCACCCTAAAGATTTGAGCGTTTACTCCACCAAGGGACAGCTCCCTTCAGTCCTCGACTTCGGTCTCTATTACGCCATTCGTGACGTAGTCGCCGATTCCCAAGGCACAGATCGCCTGCAGTGGATCTTTGATCGCGATGACTACTACACCGATGCTGACAGTAATGCGTCGCAACTGCTGACCTTCTCCGGCAACCACGACGTTGGCCGTATTGGCCAGCAGATCGACATCTTTAATCCAGAAGCCTCTGAAGAGGAGCGTCTGGCGCGCGCCGAACTCGCCAACAGCATTCTATTCCTGGCTCGTGGTGTTCCCGTGGTTTACTACGGTGACGAGCAGGGTTTTACCGGTGATGGCAACGATGCTGACGCCCGTGAAGATATGATGCCCAGCTTGGTTGAAGAGTTTAACGACAATGATCTGATCGGCACGGATGACACAACCGCCGACGACAACTTTAATAAACGCCACCCGCTGTATAAAAATGTTAAGGCGCTTTCCAAGTTGCTCGACAAGTACAATGGTTTGCGTCGCGGTGACCAATACGCACGTTACAGCAGTGCAACCCCTGGCATTTTCGCATTCTCAAGAATGGACAGCGATGAGCGCCGCGAATACCTGGTTGCATTTAATACCTCCACCGAAGAGCAGAGCTTCTCCACTGATGTCGACGGCAGCCGCTATGCCCGTATTTGGCCCAAACCAGGTGAAAAGCTAACACCGGATGCTGACGGCCAACTAACGCTCACGGTGCCAGCTCTGTCTGCTGTGGTTTACCTATCCATGGACAAGATAGCCAAGCCTGACGACACCCCTGCCCTCTTATTCAGCACACTCACTGACGGGGCGATGGTAATGGACCGCGTGGAAGTCGCGGTCACCATGGCTCACGAAGTGCCAGCCGCCTATCCAGGCTTATATGGTGTTGATTTTGAAGCCAGTGTTGATGGCGGTGACTGGATCTTTATCGGCCACGATGCTGCGCCTCCTTATCGCGTCTACTTTGACGCCACCGAACTCGCCGATGGCACGCCGGTCAGCTTCCGTGCCACTGCAACCAATGTTCTCGATGAAAGCGTGATTGAAGTAACCACCGAAATTGGTGCGGTCGAAGGGATGACCATCCTGTTTGAAAAGCCAGAGGAGTGGGAAGCACCCAACCTCTACTGGTGGGCTGCTGCGCCCCAAGCCGACACCAGCTGGCCAGGCGTCACCATGGAACATGTCATTGAAAACTGGTACCAGTTCAAGTTCGACGATGGCGTCACCAGCGCCAATATGATCTTCAACGATGGTGCAGGTCAGCAAACCACAGATCTCTACCGTGAAGGCGATGGCTGTTACACCATTGATGCCGGCTGGCAAGACAGCTGCGATCTACCTGAGCCGGGGATCACCCTTTACTTCAAGCAGCCTGATGGCTGGGCCGATACCATAAACCTCTATTATTGGAACGCTGCTCCTGCGGATGACGCCAGCTGGCCTGGCGTTGCCATGGAGCTCATCGGCGAAGGTTGGTACAAATACCAACTGCCTACCGATGTCGCCATGGCCAACATGATCTTTAACGATGGCAGTGGTAATCAGACCGGCGATCTCTATCACGAAGGAGACGGCTGTTACGAAAATGACGCCTGGATCGTCGACTGCGAGCCACCCCAAGCAGGCATCAAACTCTACTTTAAAAAGCCTATCGACTGGACCGATGGCATTAATCTCTACTACTGGGATGCAGCCCCTGCGCCAGCGGTTGACTGGCCTGGCGTTGCGATGACTGATGAGGGCAACGACTGGTACAGCTACCAGATGCCGCTAAACGTGACCATGGCTAACATGATCTTCAACGATGGCAGCGGCAATCAAACCAGCGATCTATACCGAGACGCTGACGGCTGCTACGAAAACAGTGAGTGGATAGACAGCTGCGATATCACAGGATCAGAGCCTGGTTTCACTGTCTATGTTCGCCGCCCATTAAGCTGGAACGTACCCAACATCTATTTCTGGGGCACAGCCAACGATCCTGCATGGCCCGGCGCCGAGATGACAGCCATTGGTGATGATTGGTATAGCTACCAGTTTGCCGACGGTGTGTCAGCTGCCAATGTGATCTTCAATGACCTCACCGGCAATCAAACCACCGACCTCTACCGTGATGCCGATGGTTGTTACGACATAGAAACCAACGAGTGGAGCGACAGCTGTGCTATTCCAGGTTTTACTGCCTACCTAGAGAAGCCAGATGCCTGGGCAGCACCCAACCTCTATTTCTGGAGTCCTGGGCCAACAAATGCACCGAATGTTGGCTGGCCAGGTGACGCCATGACCGATCTAGGCAGCAACTGGTTTAGTTACCAGTTTCCTGCGGGCGTGCAATACGCCAACCTGATCTTCAATGACGGCACAGGTCAACAAACATCGGATCTTTTCCGCGAAGGAGACGGCTGCTACAGCGTTGCAGAAGGCGATTGGACTGATAGCTGTGACTATCCAAAGCCGGGGCTAAAGCTCTACTTCAAAAAGCCCGGCGATTGGGGTGGCGACGTCAACCTCTACTATTGGGAAGCGGATCCGGCTCCTGCAGTTGACTGGCCAGGAGCGGCCATGACCAGCCTTGGCGATGACTGGTACCTGTTTGAGTTCCCACAAGGTGTGGACAGCGCTAATCTGATTTTCAATGATGGCGCAGGTAATCAAACAACCGATCTGTTCCGCGACGGTGATGGCTGTTTTGGTGAGTTCAGCGAAGATTGGCGCAACAGCTGTATCACGCCAGACTCAAGTACAGACGTTGAGATCCAGAATGCTTCGGCCCACTGGGTGGCGCTGAACAGTCTTCTCTGGACTCCATCGGACAGCCGCTGGGCTCGAGTCGAGCTGGTTTCCGCGCAATCTCAATCCATTGTTGTGGTTGATAACCAACTGCAAAACGTAGAGACCTCTGTCACTCTGAGTGCAGGCGCATCCATTCCTGCAGATATTGCAGAAAAAGCACCGCACCTGACCGGACTAGATGCTTGGTCAATCGACGCTATCGATGCGACAGTCGCAGACCAGTTGCTTAAAGGTCACCTGCTGTTGGCGGCGTATGACAGCAATGACTTCCTACTGGAAGTCACCCGCGTACAAACACCTTGGGTATTGGATCAGCTCTACGCATACGACGGCCAATTAGGTCTCTACTTTGAGCAAGGACAACCCCATATTTCAGTATGGGCGCCGACGGCGCAAAATGTTCAGCTGATCCCCTCTAGCGATGCTGTTTCTGATGGCACAGCGATTACCGCATCATCAGTCGCTAACGGGGTCTGGCACTTTGTAGGCGACGCCAGTTGGGATCTGATGTACTACCAGTTTGAAGTCAGTGTGTTCCATCACCTGAGTGATCAACTGGAGACCTTCCGCGTCACCGACCCTTACTCCGTCAGCCTGAGCACAGACAGTCGTTACAGCCAGGTGGTCAACCTCAGCGATGCCAGCCTCAAGCCTGCCGGCTGGGATGGTATTCAAAAAGCGCTGCCACCCCACAGTGATATCACAGTGTATGAAGGCCATGTTCGCGATTTCAGTGCGTTTGACACGGCAGTACCCGCAGCACATCGCGGTAAATACTTGGCGTTCACCTACAATGGCGTTGACAGCGCACCACTGTCAGCGGGTATGGCCCATCTGCAAGCGCTGCAAGCTGCAGGCCTGAGCCACTTCCATCTGTTGCCGGTGAATGATCTAGGCTCGATCAGAGAAGACGGCACCATGCGTGCAGATCTCGATGACCCCTACAGCAAGCTATGTGCGCTGGTAACCACACCTGCGGTACAAGCACGCTGTGGCGATTTCGACGGACTGACACTTGGCGAAGCACTAACGCAGTTAAAAGACGCAGATCCACTCAATGCTGAGATCCAGGCGATCTTGTACGAGCCTCGTAGCGATGCAGCGGTATCAGTAGATGGCTTCAACTGGGGTTACGATCCCTATCACTTCAACGCGCTGGAAGGCAGTTACGCCACTGATCCGCAAGGCACGGCACGTATTGTCGAGTTCCGCGAGCTAGTGAAGGCTCTGGACGAAGTCGACCTGAATGTGGTCGTTGATGTGGTCTACAACCACACCTTCGCTTCGGGTCTGTCTAACCAGTCAGTTCTGGATAAAGTGGTTCCGGGCTATTACCACCGTCGTAACCCATTCAGTGGCGATGTCGAAATGAGCACCTGCTGCGACAACACCGCCACCGAGCATGAAATGATGGGTAAATTGCTCACCGACACCTTGGTTCACTGGGCTAAGCACTACAAGATTGATGCGTTCCGCTTCGATCTGATGGGCCACATCCCTAAAGCGGTGATGGTCGAAGCGCAAGCCACACTGCAAACCCTCACCCTAGCCACTGACGGTGTCGATGGTGCCAATATCTACCTGTATGGCGAAGGCTGGGACTTCGGCGAAGTCTCTGGCGACCAACGCTTTGAACAAGCCACCCAGTTCAACATGGCAGGCACGGGCATTGGTACTTTCAACGACCGTTTGCGTGATGCGGTACGTGGTGGCAACTTCACTGACCGCGGCGCTGCACAAGGGTTTGCCAACGGCAATGAGCTGTTCTGGAATGGCCGTGCCCCCGGCGCTTCCAGCTTAGTTGACCAAGCTGACCGCATCCGTATCGGCATGGCTGGTAACCTGCAAACCTACCCGTTTGTTGACAACACAGGCACCACCACCGATGGCCTGAGCTACAGCGGTGTCGGCTACAACCTGGATCCACAGGAAGCGGTCAACTACGTCGACAAACATGACAACGAGACCCTTTGGGATAACACCCAGGCGAAACTGCCAGACGATATCAGCATCGCTGAACGTGTCCGCGTTCAGGCGCTGAGCCAGTCATTTGTCAATCTGGGCCAAGGTATTCCTTTCCATCAAATGGCGTCCGACTTAGCGCGCTCTAAATCGATGGATCGTAACTCGTTTGATTCCGGCGACTGGTTCAACAAAATCGACTTCACCAAACAAAGCAATAACTGGGCTGTCGGTCTGCCACCTGCAGAAGCCAACGAAGCACGTTGGACGCGTATGGCTGAGATCATGAGCAACAGCAACACCGTCGCTCAGGCTTCTCACATCGAGATGGCCACCAGTCTGTTCCAACAACAGCTGCAACTGCGCTACGACAGTAAACTGTTCCGCTTAGACACAGCAGAACAGGTCGAACAGCGCCTTGCTTACTGGAACACCGGTCCAGATCAGGCCGCTGGTATCATAGCCATGAGCGTCAGCGACGGTGTCTGTTCAGGTAACGACCTCGACCCAAGCTATGACGGCATTCTGGTGCTGTTTAATGCCGACCGCGTGAACCGCGACATCACACTGAATGAACTGCCAGGACTGACCCTGCATAGCATCCAGCAAAATGGCGCAGACGCGGTAGTAAAAACAGCCTCAGTAGACGGCGCGACATACAGCCTACCGGCGTTAACTGCCGCCGTTTTTGTTCAAGAGCAAGGCGCGGCGCAAGGCGAATTCCCTTGTAACCCCAGCTATGGCGCAGTCACCGAGCCAGGCTTCACGGTTTACTTTAAAAAGCCTGCGACCTGGGCGGATCCCAACATTTACTACTGGGATACGGCACCTGAGTCATACAGTGTCGACTGGCCTGGCGCGGCGATGCTGCCACTGGGTGATGACTGGTTTAGCTTCGAGATGCCTGCCGGTGTCGAAAGCGCCAATATGATCTTTAATGACGGCGCGGGTAACCAAACGGGTGATCTCTACCGCGAAGGAGAAGGCTGCTACGAAGCTGACACCTGGAGCGACAGCTGCACCCTACCCGGTCTCAGCTTCTGGTTCGAGAAGCCAACAGACTGGACGGATGAAGTGTACCTCTACTTCTGGGGCGCATCTGTCGATGGGCCAGGCTGGCCTGGTATTCAGATGACAGATTTGGGCAACGGCTGGTTCTTCTTCCAACTGCCTGAAGGTGCCCGCTCAACCAACCTGATCTTTAATGATGCTAACGGTTCGGGCAACCAGACCAGTGATCTGTTCCGCACCGCCAATGGCTGTTACAGCACAGTGAGTGGCTGGAGCGATAGCTGCGATTTGCCTTAA
- the leuD gene encoding 3-isopropylmalate dehydratase small subunit yields MSGITTFTGLAAPLDHSHVDTDQIIPKQFLTKVERVGFGQHCFHDWRYLDEEGEQENPDFILNAPRYKGGEVLLARENFGCGSSREHAPWALKEMGFQVVIAPTFADIFYGNAINNGMLPIRLTEAQVQQLFEEVVAEEGSKITVDLENQKVIAPSGASFSFDIDPFHRECIMKGLDSIGWTLQFAEQIQSYEDNIPAWRR; encoded by the coding sequence ATGTCAGGTATAACTACATTCACCGGCTTGGCAGCGCCATTGGATCACTCCCATGTCGATACCGATCAGATCATTCCAAAGCAGTTTCTGACTAAAGTCGAACGCGTTGGCTTTGGCCAGCACTGTTTTCATGACTGGCGCTATTTGGATGAAGAGGGCGAGCAGGAGAATCCCGATTTTATTTTGAACGCGCCACGTTACAAGGGTGGTGAAGTTCTGTTAGCGAGAGAGAATTTCGGTTGTGGCTCTTCCCGTGAGCACGCGCCCTGGGCACTGAAAGAGATGGGCTTCCAAGTCGTGATAGCCCCGACCTTTGCCGACATCTTTTATGGCAATGCCATCAATAACGGCATGCTGCCGATTCGCTTAACAGAAGCGCAGGTGCAGCAGCTGTTCGAAGAGGTCGTCGCAGAGGAAGGCAGTAAGATCACTGTTGATCTGGAAAACCAAAAGGTGATCGCACCAAGTGGTGCCAGCTTTAGTTTTGATATTGATCCTTTCCATCGCGAATGCATCATGAAAGGGTTGGACAGCATCGGTTGGACGTTGCAGTTTGCAGAGCAGATCCAAAGCTACGAAGATAACATCCCTGCCTGGCGTCGTTAA